A region of the Rickettsiales bacterium Ac37b genome:
CGCTATTCCATTACTTAAAGATTCAAATGTTAGAGATATATTAAGACAAGCCTTTAAGAACTTTATCAATATTAATATTTTTTCATTATTTAGAAGTAGTAGTAAAATAAACCATGAAGTTCAAACTAATCTACAAGCTATTTTACATGAAAGTCGTCAGAGCACACCTTCATTCGATCCAAATGTTTTGCACCCTGATAATACACATAAATTTATGGATAAAAAAATACCTATCACTGAAAGGCTTATAAAGCGAGCAGCAGAGATAGAAAAATCTGCTAATGTGCTTAATTACGATACTAAAAAGCTAATTTACACATTAAGATCACGTAATCTATCTTCTCAAACGTTACCTAATATAGATTTTAGTAATGCAGATATAAAAGGATTTAATTTTTCAGATAGCACTTTAAATAATATTTCTTTCCAAAATAGTACCATATTAAATACTTCTTTTAAACATGTAAATTTCACAGGAGCGCCTAATTTTCATGGAGCTACTATATAGTCAATTAAGTTGAGAATGGCATAGAGAAGCCATAATCAATAGCATCGCTAAGGTTATTAAAATTAGTAATGATAGGTTTGATTTTAGCTTTAAGCAGCAAAAAATTATCAGAAGCATTACACATGTCTAGAGAGGTATTAGGAGAGATATTAGATAAAATTTCTGATAAAAAAAATTTTAATTTAACACCTACAGAAAAAACTCATGCTATTGAAATAATGGATAACATGAAACAAGACTTCCTTCAGAAATTAAGTGAGAAAAAACCTGCTGAAGTAGTTGGAGTAAATATTTTTGAAAAAGGAAGACAGTTTTTCTCGTCATTAGCAAAATCGAATCCAGAACATAGAGAGAAATTTTATGCTCAAAAAACCGAGTTTGTGAAAAAATACATTCCTGATAACAAGCAAAATACTGAACAGCAAAATCAAAGGTAATTTTTATAAACCTCTCACATAGATATCTAGCTTATCTATAGATTAAGCTAATTCATATGAAGGTAGGACTGCTTTATTAAAGAAGCCTAAAGATAGCTCCGTTACTATATTCTCTATTTCTCTTGCAGCGATGCTGTTAGGTTCTGTTTCAAGTACGCATTTTCCTTCAAGCATAGATGAAGCGAATGCTACCCTATTTCCTATATAATTTTGTAATAAATTTGGTAAAGAAGGCCCAAGCTTTTGCAGAAGTTTTGAATTAGGAGCTACTCTGTTTAATAGAGTAACAAAAGATTTGCGTTCTTTATTAGATATCTCCACTGTAGCTTGTGTAGCCCATATATCAGTGGGTGTAGGTTGTACAGGTATAATTACTAAATCCGCAGCTCTCATCGCTGTTTTTGTTTCTGTAGCAATATGAGGTGGACTATCTATAATAATAAAATCGTAGATTTGTTTTAATCTAGCTAATTCACTACTTATACGCCACCCACTGGTAGTTGTTAAATGTAAATTAGAATTCGCACCAGAATATTTATGCCTTTGAGCATACCAAGTAGATAAGCTATTCTGGGGATCAATGTCAATTAATGCTACACTGCTATTGTTATATATTAAAGATATAGCAAGATGTGCAGCAATAGTAGTTTTACCTGATCCGCCTTTTTGCTGGGCTATAGTAATAATTTGTACCATTTCGGCTCCTTTAAATATATGTGAGCAGATATTCAATCTTAAAACTATTATTAATTTATAAGAAAGCCGTTAAAATAATCTTAACTTAAATTATAAAGAAAGGTATTTATTACGTAAGCAAAATAGTTTATAAAAAAGATTTGCTAGAAATAAAGACATATTGTAATTAATGTATGCAAGATTCAGATCAAACTTTCTTAAGTTTTATTGTATCGCTTGTATATAGCAAATATTTTGAAATATCTTAAATAAGGTTATTGTTTAAATGAAAAAAATATCTAATTTTTATTTAGTAAGTATTATATTAATAAGTTTATTATTAGGATGTAAAAACGCTAAAGTTGAAAGTGTATATCCTAAAGATGCAGAAACTATGCGTGAAGAACGGGTAGGTTCATTAGTAAATGAAGACCCAGAAGGAGGCATAGTTTTATTTGGAGCAGGCAGCAGCTCTAGTAAAAATGCATCTAACAATTCAAGAGTAAATAATTATTTATGGTATGCATCATTAAGTGTATTAGATTTTATGCCTATTCAAAGTAGTGACTCTGCAGGGGGTGTACTCGTCACAGATTGGTATGAACATCCTAGAGTTCCTGGTGAAAGAATTAAAGTAAATGTATTAATTTTAGGCCCAGAACTAAGGGCAGAGGCATTAAAAGTCAAGGTATTTAAACAGCGTCTTAATAATAAAATTTTTGTATGGCGTGATATAGAGGTAAGCGATAGTGTTGCAAGAGAATTAGAAGATAAAATTCTTACTAAAGCTAGACAATTACGTATTGCTCAAGAAACAAAATAAAGTGCTTATAAAACTTAAAATTAATGTAAATTAATATGCATAATTTAGAAGAACAGCTAAAATTGGAAGCTAAGTGGCAGAATAATTGGGATGATTCTAATGTATTTGCCACTAAGCAGGATTTCTCTTTACCAAAATATTATGTACTTGAAATGTGGCCTTATCCTTCTGGGCGTATACATATGGGACATCTGCGCAATTATGCTATTGGAGATGTAATAGCAAGATTTAAACGAGCGCAAGGGTTTAATGTATTACATCCTATGGGCTGGGATGCTTTTGGTTTACCAGCTGAAAATGCTGCTATAGATAATAATATTCCGCCTAGTACATGGACTTATAGTAATATAGCTACTATGAAAACAGAGCTAAAATCTGTAGGTTGTTCTTATGATTGGTCACGAGAAATGGCTACATGTGATCCAAAATATTATAGACATGAACAAAAAATATTTTTACTGTTTATGCAGCATAATTTGGTATATAGAAAAGAATCAGTAGTAAATTGGGATCCTATAGATCAAACCGTTTTGGCCAATGAGCAGGTAATAGATGGTAAGGGATGGCGTTCTGGAGCTGTCGTAGAAAAAAGAAATTTAACTCAATGGTTTTTAAGAATTACAGATTTTGCAGATGAGTTAATTCAAGGGTTAGATACTTTGCCTGATTGGCCTGCTAATGTTAAATTAATGCAAGAAAACTGGATAGGAAAATCTTCAGGTGCAAAAATCTTTTTTAACATTCTAGGGGAAAAAAAACAATTAGAAGTATTTACTACCCGTCCTGAAACAATTTTTGGAGCTTCATTTGTTGCCATTGCTCCTGATCATCATTTAGCGATAGAATTAAGTAAAAATAATGTTGAATTGGCACAATTTATTGAAGAATGTAATAAATCTGACGTATCTGAAGCCACCATAGAAACTCGTGAAAAAAAGGGAATAAATACCGGTCTATTTGTAGAGCATCCTTTTTTATCAGATTCCCCTCTCCCTATATATATCGCTAATTTTGTATTATCCAACTATGGTAGCGGCGCTATATTTGGTTGTCCTGCTCATGATGAACGTGATATGGAATTTGCTAAATTATATAAATTGCCTATTATAACTGTAGTTGAAGATAATAAAATAACAAATTCAGACTTCTTAAATGACTTAATGGTTCATGAAGCCAAACTAGTAATAGTTCAAAAATTAGTACAATTAAAGCAAGGTGAAGAAGCAATAAATTATAGGTTAAGAGATTGGGGTATTTCAAGACAGCGTTATTGGGGGTGCCCTATACCCATTATTCACTGCAACCATTGTGGTGTTGTTCCTGTCCCCGACAATCAATTGCCGGTACTATTACCAGAAGAAATAAGTTTTGATCAAAGAGGCAATCCTCTTGAACATCATCCTACATGGAAATATGTAACTTGTCCGAAATGCGAAGCGAAAGCAGAGCGCGATACTGATACTCTAGATACTTTTTTTGACTCTTCTTGGTATTTCGCAAGATTTTGTGACCCTTATGCTAGTGAAATGTTAAATAAAGAAGCGTGCAATCATTTTTTACCAGTTGATCAGTATATAGGTGGAATAGAGCATGCTGTATTACATTTATTATATTCAAGGTTTTTTACTCTAGCGCTCAAAAAATGTGGTTATCTAAATATAAAAGAGCCTTTTAATAAATTGTTAACTCAAGGAATGGTTTGTCATGAAACCTACACTACCAAACAAGGAACATGGCTATATCCTGATGAAGTAATGTATGATAATCAGGGGCAATTAATACAAAAATCTACTAATGAGCCCATTATTAAAGGCCGCGTAGAGAAAATGAGTAAATCGAAAAAAAATCTTGTTAACCCAACGAGTATAATCAATGAATATGGAGCTGATACTGCACGGCTATTTATGTTATCGGATAATCCACCAGAACGTGATATAGAATGGTCATATAGTGGCGTAGAAGGAGCATGGCGCTATATATTAAGACTCTTTAAATTAGTAGATCAATATATAAATCCTGAAACTACTGAAGACACAGGTAAAGATAATGTACTATATTCTAAAATTACTACTTTAATACATAAAACTATTTATAACGTTACAGAAGATATTGATAAAAATCATTTTAATAAGGCAATTGCTCGAATTAGAGAGTTAACAAATAGTTTGGAAGAATTATCTCCTTCAAATCCTTATATAAGGTCTATACTTGAAGAAGGTATAATAACAGCTGTAAAATTATTACAACCCTTTATACCGCATACAAGTGAAGAATTATGGAGTAAGCTTGGTCATAATAATATGTTAGTATTAGAAGAATGGCCTATATATGATCCAGAACTTATTAAGGACAAAACAGTTGTTATAGCTGTTCAAATTAATGGTAAACTGAAAAACACAATAGAGGTTGAAGCAAACTTAGATCCCGCTAACTTAGAAAAGCAGGTATTGATGCTACCAAATATACAAAACCAATTAAATGATAAGGTAATAAAAAAGGTTATAATTATACCTAATCGTATTGTAAATATCGTTCTATAAAAATAATTTTATCAAGGTATAAATGTATAGATATTTTATATTGTTCTTATTTATCTCTGCCTGTGGTTTTCAGCCTATATATAGTCAGAATTTTAATTTCTCTACAGCAGATGAGCTTGCATCTATATCGATAGAGCCAATTGAAGGTGAACTAGGTAATAAATTACACCTCAAGCTTAAGGAAGCTTTCAATCCACTAAAAAAATCTATGCCTATACAATATAAATTGCATATAAAATTAATTCCAATACTTACCCCAGCGGTTATTATCCCTAATAGTCAAATTCTAAACTATACTTCTATAATAAAGGTAGAATATAAATTAATTGATAATCAAAATAATAAAGAAATTTCAGAAGGCACTATTACTTCTTCTGACAGTTATTATGCCTCATCTTCTGAATTTGCAACTTTCACCTCAAACCAAACTTCCATAGAAAACACTTTTAAGCAAATTAGTGACAACATGAAAAACAAACTCACAGCTTTTCTAACTAATACTAAACTTAACTCGCACTAAAATCTTTAACTTAATAGCATGTGATATATGGAACTATTCACAAAATAAATTAAGTTAAAATTTGCTTACTTATAACGAAACGCAATGACATACGCAAGTTCAAATATTATCAGATTCAAATATTCAAACTTTATCTTGTATAATTGAGTCTTTTACTATTACTTTAATAGTTTACACGCATTTGCAATACGCTCACATGCTTTTTTCAGTAAATTATCAGAAGTAGCGTACGAGATACGGAAAAATCCATCCATACCAAAAGCTGTACCTGAAACTACTGCAACTAGTGCTTTTTCTAACAAATAATCTGCTACATCATCACTGTTTTTAATTATCTTACCTTCAGGAGTAACCTTGCCAAACATTGCAGTGCAATTGGGAAATATGTAAAAAGCACCTTCTGGTATATTACAGTTTAATAATTCTATCTCACTTAGCATAGAGAGTACCAAATCACGGCGCTTAGAAAACAATGTTTGATTTTCTGGCATAAAACTTTGAGTCCCAGTCAAAGCTTCATGTGCTGCTGCTTGACTAATGGAACAAGGATTAGTCGTACTTTGA
Encoded here:
- the leuS gene encoding Leucine--tRNA ligase — translated: MHNLEEQLKLEAKWQNNWDDSNVFATKQDFSLPKYYVLEMWPYPSGRIHMGHLRNYAIGDVIARFKRAQGFNVLHPMGWDAFGLPAENAAIDNNIPPSTWTYSNIATMKTELKSVGCSYDWSREMATCDPKYYRHEQKIFLLFMQHNLVYRKESVVNWDPIDQTVLANEQVIDGKGWRSGAVVEKRNLTQWFLRITDFADELIQGLDTLPDWPANVKLMQENWIGKSSGAKIFFNILGEKKQLEVFTTRPETIFGASFVAIAPDHHLAIELSKNNVELAQFIEECNKSDVSEATIETREKKGINTGLFVEHPFLSDSPLPIYIANFVLSNYGSGAIFGCPAHDERDMEFAKLYKLPIITVVEDNKITNSDFLNDLMVHEAKLVIVQKLVQLKQGEEAINYRLRDWGISRQRYWGCPIPIIHCNHCGVVPVPDNQLPVLLPEEISFDQRGNPLEHHPTWKYVTCPKCEAKAERDTDTLDTFFDSSWYFARFCDPYASEMLNKEACNHFLPVDQYIGGIEHAVLHLLYSRFFTLALKKCGYLNIKEPFNKLLTQGMVCHETYTTKQGTWLYPDEVMYDNQGQLIQKSTNEPIIKGRVEKMSKSKKNLVNPTSIINEYGADTARLFMLSDNPPERDIEWSYSGVEGAWRYILRLFKLVDQYINPETTEDTGKDNVLYSKITTLIHKTIYNVTEDIDKNHFNKAIARIRELTNSLEELSPSNPYIRSILEEGIITAVKLLQPFIPHTSEELWSKLGHNNMLVLEEWPIYDPELIKDKTVVIAVQINGKLKNTIEVEANLDPANLEKQVLMLPNIQNQLNDKVIKKVIIIPNRIVNIVL
- a CDS encoding cobyrinic acid a,c-diamide synthase yields the protein MVQIITIAQQKGGSGKTTIAAHLAISLIYNNSSVALIDIDPQNSLSTWYAQRHKYSGANSNLHLTTTSGWRISSELARLKQIYDFIIIDSPPHIATETKTAMRAADLVIIPVQPTPTDIWATQATVEISNKERKSFVTLLNRVAPNSKLLQKLGPSLPNLLQNYIGNRVAFASSMLEGKCVLETEPNSIAAREIENIVTELSLGFFNKAVLPSYELA
- a CDS encoding hypothetical protein (Domain of unknown function (DUF3576)), which translates into the protein MKKISNFYLVSIILISLLLGCKNAKVESVYPKDAETMREERVGSLVNEDPEGGIVLFGAGSSSSKNASNNSRVNNYLWYASLSVLDFMPIQSSDSAGGVLVTDWYEHPRVPGERIKVNVLILGPELRAEALKVKVFKQRLNNKIFVWRDIEVSDSVARELEDKILTKARQLRIAQETK
- a CDS encoding hypothetical protein (Predicted secreted (periplasmic) protein (DUF2159)), whose protein sequence is MYRYFILFLFISACGFQPIYSQNFNFSTADELASISIEPIEGELGNKLHLKLKEAFNPLKKSMPIQYKLHIKLIPILTPAVIIPNSQILNYTSIIKVEYKLIDNQNNKEISEGTITSSDSYYASSSEFATFTSNQTSIENTFKQISDNMKNKLTAFLTNTKLNSH